One genomic region from Ptychodera flava strain L36383 chromosome 5, AS_Pfla_20210202, whole genome shotgun sequence encodes:
- the LOC139133813 gene encoding polycystin-2-like protein 2, translated as MCHNILGDVARFCFLYFIVYLPYTCSFWMMFGGDVEEFETVSETLFSLFRMTLVDEYNYDGLKEENPVMCDILVGTYLAISAIVLLNLFIAMLSETFVRIHDNASSNALMERAAIILSLEDNLSDEKKLAYYKHVQTKCAPMVEYYDDDMALEGKDNDVRKVTFQIKDQMAALVDTINKKGLNSGEEQKYEQQLHEIHRINHELNSLKAQNEKAMASIHEILDILRGPGRFRSTKSVHVRAGRGTFHQRRGINE; from the exons ATGTGTCACAATATCCTTGGCGATGTTGCGAGATTCTGCTTCCTTTATTTCATCGTCTACTTACCTTACA CCTGTTCATTCTGGATGATGTTCGGTGGTGACGTAGAGGAGTTCGAGACTGTCTCGGAGACGCTCTTTAGTTTGTTCAGAATGACCCTTGTCGATGAATACAACTATGAC GGACTCAAAGAAGAAAACCCTGTTATGTGTGATATCCTGGTTGGTACCTACCTGGCAATCTCTGCTATTGTTTTGCTTAACCTCTTCATTGCTATGCTCAGCGAGACATTTGTTAG GATCCACGATAATGCAAGTTCCAATGCTCTGATGGAAAGAGCCGCGATTATTTTGTCTTTAGAGGACAACCTCTCTGATGAGAAGAAGCTGGCTTACTATAAACACGTACAGACAAAGTGTGCACCGATGGTAGAGTACTATGACGACGACATGGCCCTGGAGGGAAAAGACAACGATGTCAGGAAGGTTACTTTTCAAATAAAG GATCAAATGGCCGCTCTGGTGGATACAATCAACAAAAAGGGATTGAACAGTGGAGAAGAGCAAAAATATGAGCAGCAattgcacgaaatacatcgCATCAATCACGAGTTAAACTCTCTCAAGGCACAAAACGAGAAAGCGATGGCTAGTATTCACGAAATTTTGGACATACTGAGAg GTCCAGGTCGTTTCCGATCCACCAAGTCAGTCCACGTTCGCGCTGGTAGAGGTACCTTCCATCAACGACGTGGCATTAATGAATAA